Proteins from a genomic interval of Clostridium scatologenes:
- a CDS encoding YebC/PmpR family DNA-binding transcriptional regulator, translated as MSGHSKWHNIQAKKGKADAKRGKIFTKLGKEIAIASKMGGSNLDANSKLRDVVAKAKAANMPMDTITRAIKKGAGEMEGVNYEAVVYEGYGPAGTAVIVNALTDNKNRTAANVRHAFTKNGGNMGSTGCVSFMFQEKGQIVIEKTDDKDEDELMMMALDAGAEDFAAEDEVFVVTTTPQDFGTVREALESNGLEFLEAEVKMIPDTYTAIDEETVVKFEKMLDALEDDEDVQDVYHNAEFPEGWEE; from the coding sequence ATGTCAGGACATTCAAAATGGCATAATATACAAGCTAAAAAAGGTAAAGCAGATGCAAAAAGAGGTAAAATCTTTACTAAGTTAGGAAAAGAAATTGCTATTGCATCTAAAATGGGAGGATCAAATCTTGATGCTAACAGTAAGTTAAGAGATGTTGTAGCAAAAGCAAAAGCTGCTAACATGCCTATGGATACAATAACAAGGGCAATAAAAAAAGGTGCTGGAGAAATGGAAGGAGTAAATTACGAAGCTGTAGTTTATGAAGGTTATGGTCCAGCAGGAACTGCTGTGATAGTAAATGCATTGACAGATAATAAGAATAGAACAGCTGCTAATGTAAGACATGCATTTACAAAAAATGGTGGAAACATGGGTTCAACAGGATGCGTTTCTTTCATGTTCCAGGAAAAAGGTCAAATTGTTATAGAAAAAACAGATGACAAAGACGAAGATGAATTAATGATGATGGCTTTAGATGCTGGTGCAGAAGATTTTGCAGCAGAGGATGAAGTTTTTGTAGTAACAACTACACCGCAAGACTTTGGAACAGTAAGAGAAGCTTTAGAGTCTAATGGACTTGAGTTCTTAGAAGCTGAAGTAAAAATGATTCCAGATACATATACTGCAATTGATGAAGAAACAGTAGTTAAGTTCGAAAAAATGCTTGATGCTTTAGAAGATGACGAAGACGTTCAGGACGTTTACCACAATGCTGAATTCCCTGAAGGATGGGAAGAATAA
- a CDS encoding NYN domain-containing protein: protein MSKLGIFIDYDNVYDIIDKKYNKNESIEIHIKFFENLWEKFKEYDIVKFIAFIDFTKINKNNLITELQKRSVKLEHCYSNGAKEEYRKNASDLALCISVIKSIYELDIDTYVLISSDCDMIPILNELKFRSKKTIHIFSPTCANRDIKEYDKDKKWAVINDFYSIEEILGVEVYEDKISKIEDLHLKEIVGKSLLRIFENISMQRTKENKYGFGYLTSDIMKSNEMVKEDAQKIAKAIKEKGVIVALPELIDGKFENLRLNKNHKWVCEFLKDKIEVEENKDIFIEK from the coding sequence ATGAGTAAATTAGGTATATTTATTGACTATGATAATGTCTATGATATAATAGACAAAAAATATAATAAAAATGAATCGATAGAAATCCATATTAAGTTTTTTGAAAATCTATGGGAAAAGTTTAAAGAATATGATATTGTAAAATTTATAGCATTTATAGATTTTACAAAAATAAATAAAAACAATTTAATTACAGAATTACAAAAGCGAAGTGTTAAATTGGAACATTGTTATAGCAATGGTGCAAAAGAGGAATATAGAAAAAATGCTTCTGACTTAGCCTTATGTATCAGTGTAATAAAAAGTATTTATGAACTAGATATAGATACTTATGTATTAATATCATCTGATTGTGATATGATACCAATTTTAAATGAATTGAAATTTAGAAGTAAAAAGACAATACATATTTTTTCACCAACTTGTGCAAATAGAGATATAAAAGAATATGATAAAGATAAAAAATGGGCTGTTATTAATGATTTTTATTCAATTGAAGAAATTTTAGGGGTAGAAGTATACGAAGATAAAATTTCAAAGATAGAAGATTTACACTTAAAGGAAATTGTAGGTAAGTCATTACTACGTATTTTTGAAAATATCAGTATGCAAAGAACTAAAGAGAATAAATATGGATTTGGATACTTAACGTCTGATATTATGAAATCAAATGAAATGGTAAAAGAGGATGCTCAGAAAATTGCTAAGGCTATTAAAGAAAAAGGGGTTATTGTAGCATTGCCAGAATTAATTGATGGCAAATTTGAAAATTTAAGATTGAATAAAAACCATAAATGGGTTTGTGAGTTTCTTAAGGATAAAATAGAAGTGGAAGAGAATAAAGATATTTTTATAGAAAAATAA
- a CDS encoding DUF5348 domain-containing protein yields MNDNYMKALNVAEEALNRINIIYEKSKIASFEDIKGCKATEKVIEDLEDFIKTMEHYSKKTKEGYLELNSNGRYELKGIELTCGYPVELWNDKSHSWNDGRIGHSEEYGGYYFYNYDEEHAMLSDGIKARVRI; encoded by the coding sequence ATGAATGATAATTATATGAAAGCATTAAATGTTGCAGAAGAAGCTTTAAACAGAATCAATATAATATATGAAAAATCTAAAATTGCAAGTTTTGAAGATATTAAAGGCTGCAAGGCTACAGAAAAGGTAATAGAAGATCTAGAGGACTTTATAAAAACTATGGAGCATTATTCAAAGAAAACTAAAGAAGGATATTTAGAATTAAATTCAAATGGACGTTATGAATTGAAAGGAATAGAACTTACGTGTGGCTATCCAGTAGAGTTATGGAATGATAAATCTCATAGTTGGAATGATGGGAGAATAGGACATTCAGAGGAATATGGTGGTTACTATTTCTATAACTATGATGAAGAACATGCTATGTTAAGTGATGGTATTAAGGCAAGAGTGAGAATATAG
- a CDS encoding tyrosine-type recombinase/integrase: MQLNDILKEFIFDCEVKNFSKRTLKSYRNNNTLFHNYLSQEFKITNLEEIKTIHIKRYFKFLMKKGLTPTYANGVLKTIRAFFRYCLNEEYIEENPCLKVGWQKEGKVIINTFTDEEIVNMLGVYKFTTFLQARNKMIIAFLVDTGARNNETCILLKEDIKDRVILLRGKGNKQRQVSISPLLKKYMIRYERIRDYYFKDKIVKVNNYFLSNTGKPLTIETIERVVKEAGSVVGVRKDIRCSPHTIRHWHAQEQLRNGLDVYSLSRLLGHENISITKRYLQSIKDEDIIDLAVKTSPLMNIRGGRR; encoded by the coding sequence ATGCAATTAAATGATATTTTAAAAGAATTTATATTTGATTGTGAGGTTAAAAATTTTTCTAAGAGAACATTAAAATCTTATAGAAATAATAATACTTTGTTTCACAATTATTTAAGTCAAGAATTTAAAATTACAAATTTAGAAGAAATTAAAACAATTCATATTAAAAGATATTTTAAATTTTTAATGAAAAAAGGATTAACTCCAACTTATGCAAATGGAGTATTAAAAACTATACGAGCTTTTTTCAGATATTGCTTAAATGAAGAATATATAGAAGAAAATCCATGTCTAAAAGTTGGATGGCAGAAAGAAGGTAAAGTTATAATTAATACTTTTACAGATGAAGAAATAGTTAATATGTTAGGAGTATATAAATTTACTACGTTCTTGCAAGCTAGAAACAAAATGATTATTGCTTTTTTAGTAGATACAGGGGCTAGAAACAATGAAACGTGTATTTTACTAAAAGAAGATATAAAAGATAGAGTTATCTTACTTCGCGGAAAAGGGAATAAACAAAGACAAGTAAGCATTAGTCCTCTTCTAAAGAAATATATGATTAGATATGAGCGTATTAGAGATTACTATTTTAAAGATAAAATAGTGAAAGTAAATAACTATTTTTTAAGTAATACAGGAAAGCCATTAACTATAGAAACAATAGAACGTGTCGTTAAAGAAGCAGGAAGTGTTGTAGGAGTTAGAAAGGATATAAGATGCTCACCTCATACTATAAGGCATTGGCACGCTCAGGAACAGCTTAGAAACGGATTAGACGTATATTCCCTAAGTCGCCTCCTTGGGCATGAGAATATTTCTATAACAAAACGTTATCTACAATCTATCAAAGATGAAGATATTATCGATTTAGCAGTAAAAACTAGTCCTTTAATGAATATAAGAGGGGGAAGACGATAA
- a CDS encoding DUF3102 domain-containing protein yields the protein MENQNKIKLNNQQIEELTLEIIQLKNQTAKNIMEIGKRLLLIKRSLKHGDFLQYLEQKVDYTSRTAQRFIKVYEEFGNTTTLSDLEPSKLISLTKVPKKDREKFIQDNNIKNMSCRQIEQAIRDMRGATHTKMVSVKSSTQISKQKNPMDTVPQAEESNSTDNIWEDTIKLYDEIILRTGNFYTDANSNLKLTDIESLLISKYLNKEITHNQLKQIIEQNKLNIPFIQDEEKFNVLLNDLEMSNSYEQYDSEGNIYYSVLETDYLNFEDVWNYAWEKDEEERKGYIKDDNYRFTKDNIKIAKGYIDTDDYICIFRDDELFAYYKMKSDYKNFIINLFKFYNIDKKYLSLVDLFIKQQKKDEYIEQQKYFKKAESNAKLTYKKDDECYMLTTYAVDRDCIEVYKDYRRITIVPFEVGMCLENPEFYYTIMIGDWIDDIRDKVKFELKYLIEFRKKLMAKSKKVKKEADEAKRRQEEEWRKAYQDFNFDNFRTKKNAAIDMFTEDEQKFLKDMLQDKTLWKKFYVKTAIKVHPDRVAKDGEIAVKKAENQMKLLNAINDKIQKCC from the coding sequence ATGGAAAATCAAAATAAAATCAAGTTAAACAATCAACAAATAGAAGAATTAACTTTAGAAATAATTCAACTAAAGAATCAAACTGCTAAAAACATAATGGAAATAGGCAAGAGATTATTGTTGATTAAGAGGTCACTAAAACATGGTGACTTCCTTCAATACCTTGAACAAAAAGTTGATTATACATCAAGGACAGCACAAAGATTTATAAAAGTTTATGAGGAATTTGGAAATACGACAACGTTGTCTGATTTAGAACCTAGTAAATTAATATCACTAACTAAAGTTCCTAAAAAAGATAGAGAAAAATTCATTCAAGATAATAATATTAAAAATATGAGTTGTAGACAAATAGAACAAGCTATTAGAGATATGCGGGGTGCAACACATACTAAAATGGTGAGTGTTAAATCTAGCACTCAGATATCAAAACAAAAGAACCCTATGGACACAGTTCCACAAGCTGAAGAAAGCAATTCTACAGATAATATTTGGGAAGATACTATAAAGTTATATGATGAAATAATCCTAAGAACTGGCAATTTTTATACAGATGCTAATAGTAATTTAAAACTGACTGATATAGAAAGCTTATTAATTAGCAAATATTTAAATAAAGAAATTACGCATAATCAGCTTAAACAGATTATAGAGCAAAATAAATTAAATATTCCTTTTATACAAGATGAAGAAAAATTTAATGTGCTTTTAAATGATCTAGAAATGAGCAACTCATATGAACAATATGATAGCGAGGGTAACATATATTATTCCGTTTTAGAAACGGATTATTTAAATTTTGAGGATGTATGGAACTATGCATGGGAAAAAGATGAAGAAGAAAGAAAAGGATACATAAAAGATGATAATTACAGATTTACCAAAGATAATATAAAAATTGCAAAAGGCTATATAGACACAGATGATTATATATGTATTTTTAGAGATGATGAATTATTTGCTTACTATAAAATGAAGTCAGATTATAAAAATTTTATTATTAATTTATTTAAATTTTATAACATTGATAAGAAATATTTAAGCTTAGTGGATCTATTTATTAAGCAGCAGAAAAAAGATGAATACATAGAGCAACAGAAATATTTTAAAAAAGCTGAAAGTAATGCTAAATTAACATATAAAAAAGATGATGAATGTTATATGTTAACAACTTATGCGGTAGATAGAGATTGTATAGAGGTTTATAAAGATTATAGAAGAATTACAATAGTTCCATTTGAGGTCGGTATGTGCTTAGAAAATCCAGAATTCTATTACACCATAATGATAGGGGATTGGATAGATGATATAAGAGATAAAGTAAAATTTGAACTAAAATATCTAATAGAATTTAGAAAAAAATTAATGGCTAAATCTAAGAAAGTTAAAAAAGAAGCAGATGAAGCAAAACGTAGACAAGAGGAAGAGTGGAGAAAAGCATATCAAGATTTTAATTTTGATAATTTTAGAACTAAGAAAAATGCTGCTATAGATATGTTTACAGAAGATGAACAAAAATTTTTAAAGGATATGTTACAAGATAAAACCTTATGGAAGAAATTTTATGTTAAAACAGCAATTAAAGTTCATCCAGACCGAGTTGCTAAAGATGGTGAAATAGCAGTTAAGAAAGCTGAAAATCAAATGAAGTTACTAAATGCTATAAATGATAAAATTCAGAAGTGCTGCTAA